Genomic window (Melioribacteraceae bacterium):
TCCCGGGCTTCTTATGATAAATCATTTTATACTTAACTTTTATTAATCAATTTAAATCCTTTGTAATTTATCTTTCAGAAGCCCAAAGAGCAAAAAAAAACTTGTCTTGATTAATTTTTTTTCTTTGAAAATGGTCGAAAAACTTACCTCGACCCCACGGGATGTGATTTCGCTCAAAACTCGAGTTGTGATTGGAAACCATTTTCTCTAAATTTGCCCCCTAATTATTCGATCATAGAGTAAATGAATTTAGCAAGATTAAGACATAATATTTTTCTGCCCTTTGTGTTGTTACTTCTAGTGAGTTTTTCTTTCAATTCAGAGATCAACTCAACTCAGCAAATTCCTGTTTCTTGCAATTTATTTTCTAATATCGAATATCATATTGAGGATGGTTTCACATTAATTAATTCTTCAATTTCACCAGAAATTTATTCCCAATTCAAAACCTCCAACTATTCGGATAACAATTTCTCAAATGAATCATTACTTTCAATAAACAATTTGCATTTGAAAGGAATAAAACGATCGGCATTAAAAAATGCTATTCGAAGTATAAAAATTTGAGTTTGTAATATTTCCGATTCTCTGATATAACCTATTAGTTATGTTTCACAAACAAGAGGATAATTTGATAAAAATAAAATATGCTGTGTTTTTAATTCTAACCGGAATAAGTGCCTCGCTAATTAATTTGGGAGACACCTCCGCGTTTGAGAATAACAGCGCAAAAGTTGTAATCAGTAAAGATGCCGAACCGGTTGTTGAACCAATCTCATTTGAAGAAATTGGAATAATGAAGGCTTCCTGGTATGGTCCCCGGTTTCATGGCAAACAAACAGCAAATGGTGAGTCGTATAATCAGATGGCTCTAACAGCAGCACACAAAACACTA
Coding sequences:
- a CDS encoding septal ring lytic transglycosylase RlpA family protein, giving the protein MFHKQEDNLIKIKYAVFLILTGISASLINLGDTSAFENNSAKVVISKDAEPVVEPISFEEIGIMKASWYGPRFHGKQTANGESYNQMALTAAHKTLPFGTLLRVTNLKNGESVIVRINDRGPFIEGRDLDLSKGTAQSLGMIKKGVVKVKVERLQISNLLDVASTLR